The genomic window CGTGGCGTTCGTGGTGCTGGAAGGGCAAGGGTAAGCCGCCAGTGAGGCATCTGGTGCAGCGGAGCCTAGTAAGCCCACGTTGAATCTCGCTGTGTTGGTCAGTATGCGGCGATCTCCACCTCATACAGTCCGCCGATCACCGTGTACTCATCTTCTCCCTGCAACATCCCCGGCAGCAAGCTCGTGTAGCAGAACAATTTTGACAAGGGCACTTGTGTGGTGAGCAGGTAATCGCTGAATTCGACGGTTATGTTCAATCGCCATCCGGCTCCACAATGCGTATCGGGCGCGTTCCAATCTTTGCACCCGTAACTTCATCTACTGCCACAGCTTTAATTTCTGTCCCTGTTTCTGCATCTAGGAAGCGCACCAATTTACCTCCGCCACGATATTGGCGTCCCCACGTACCAATCATGAAGAGCACCGGCAGAAAATCTCGACCCGCAGCCGTCAGCAGATACTCCTCACGCGGCGGGCGCTCTGAGTAGAGCCGTTTTTCCAGCAATCCTTCCTCCGTCAATGTTGCTAGCCGCCGAGTCAGGATCGTGGGTGCAATGCCCAAATTTTTTCGGAATTGGTCAAAGCGAGTGAGGCCGTTATGTGCATCCCGGAGAATCAATATGCTCCATGTATCACCAATGGAATCAAGGCTTCGCGCGATTGGACAGGGTTCTTCGAGAATATTTTTCATAGTTAATACTATTTTAGTAGTGACAAAGTATCAATTCGATAGTAACATGACTATCAATTCGATATCTACATGACTTTCGATTCGATAGTAGCACTTTAACGACAGACGATATACCCCACAAGGCGATATGAAATGAACAAGAACGATATTTGGGATGCACTGATTTCAGGAATATCTTCCGGCATTGGAGGGGGAGACTCACTGGCACTTAAACAGTCGGAGGGCGTTGACTTATCAGTGGCCGTCAAGGTCGCACTCAATAACTAATGAAGGGAATTGCCATGAAATTTCAAGGCGAAATTGAATACACCATTACAGAACATTCTTCCGAACACGTACTGGCGGAAATGCCGGTACGGGCGGGCATTCTCAATCTCGATGGTGTTGTAAACCACGGCGCAATACTGTGGTTCGCTGATGCGTGTGCGACGTTGCTCGCGCATGGCGAAGATGAGTCCACGACCGCTGTGGAGGGATTTCTGACGGGCATTAGCATCAACGCGGACATCGTTGGAAACCAGCGGGATGGCGTACTGAGAGCTTTATCCAAGTTCATCAAAAACGGGAGTGAACTGAATACCGTGCACACCATCATCACCGGCACCGATGAGATGCTCATTGCCGACATCACCACCCGTTACATCGTAAGCAAGTAGTCGTTTTTATTTTTCATTTTTTGAAAGGAACTGTCATGCCAGAATCAAAAGTAATCGTTGTTACCGGAGTGTCATCGGGAATTGGCCGTGTAACAGCCAAAAAATTCGCCGAGCGCGGCTACCAAGTGTTCGGTACGGTGCGCAATATTTCCAAAGCCTCTCCGTTGCCGGGCGTACAACTCGTCGAGATGGATGTGAGCGACAACGACTCCGTCAAACGCGGAATCCAATCTGTTATCGATAAGGCAAAACGCATCGACGTGCTCGTCAACAATGCAGGAGTCGCCATGCTTGGCGCGGCGGAGGAAACATCGATTGACGAAGCCAAGTGGATGTTCGACACCAACGTGTTCGGCATCCTGCGCACCAGCCAAGCAGTGCTTCCGCACATGCGCGCGCAACGCTCCGGCAGAATCATCAATGTAAGTTCGGTGCTGGGTTTCTTGCCCGCCCCCTATATGGGACTGTATTCGTCCGCCAAGCATGCCGTTGAGGGAATGTCGGAGACGCTGGATCACGAAGTACGCCAGTTTGGAGTCCGCGTGTCGCTCGTTGAACCCGGCTTCACGAAGAGCAACCTCGACACCAATTCGCCCCAAGCGGCCAACAAAATCTCCGCATATGACACTGATCGCGACAGCGTTTCGCGCGGAGTTGCCAAGAACGTTGGCAGCGCCCCCGAACCGGATGGGGTTGCAGACACCATCGTCAGCGCAGCGCTCGGCTGCTGGCGTATGCGTCATACCCCGAAGGGACAGGCTTCGCTATTGAGCAAACTGCGCCGCTTCATGCCCGCAGGCCCCGTCGATCAAAGCCTCAGGAAATCTTTCGGCCTCAAGTAAGCATTTAACCAAACAAGGAGAGTAACTATGCAAATCAAAAATGCTGTTGTCCTCGTTACCGGGGCTAACCGTGGCCTGGGTCAGGCCTTTGTCAACGCACTGCTGCAAGCGGGTGCAGCCAAAATCTACGCTGCTGCGCGCGATCCTGGCAGCATCACCCTCAGCGGCGTAACCCCCATCAAGCTGGACATAACCAACGCATCCGACATTGCCGCAGCCGCCGTACGCTGCACAGACCTGACGCTGCTGATTAACAACGCAGGCATTTACCGCAACACCGCATTCCTCGCAGCAGACAGTGCTGATGTCGCACGCGCCGAATTGGAGACCAACTTCTTCGGCCCGCTGATGATGAGCAAGGCTTTTGCCCCAATTTTGAAAGCCAACGGTGGCGGTGCCATCGTCAACGTGCTGTCGGTATTGAGCTGGCTCAACATCCCAGCTGCGGCCACCTACAGCGCATCCAAGTCCGCCGCATGGTCACTCACCAACGGCCTGCGCAATGAGTTAAGTGCGCAGGGCACCCAAGTGGTAGGCGTGCATGTGGGCTTTATGGACACCGACATGGCCAGCGGCGTGGATGTGCCCAAGGCCGCCCCGCTGGATGTGGCGCGTCAAACGCTATCTGCGCTGGAAGCCGGACAAGTCGAAGTGCTGGCGGATGATTTGAGTCGCGGCGTGAAGCAGGGGCTATCGGCTGGCGCATATTTGGGGCAGGCAGGCTAAGGCTTCGCGGCTCTCAAAAATTTAAAACAAACTCATACCCACAATGGAGAATCACATGAACATAAGTAAAAAATCTCACCTAAAAAATATTTTGCTGTCGATGGTTGCCGCGCTAGCAATTAACCAAAGCGCATTGGCAGGAAATATTGATTACACCACGACCCCAAATCATTACCTGTCAGTTGAGGGTAGCAAATATGCTTACCGCACACTGGGCGAATCAAATGGCAAACCGGCACTTGTGCTGTTTCAACATTTCACCGGGACGATGGATGACTGGGACTCTGCGCTGATCAATCGCCTTGCAAACAAACGTCAGCTTTACATTTTTGACAATGCGGGCGTGGGGGCTACGGAAGGCACTGCCCCGGATAACATTCCGGCAATGGCAAAAAATGCAGAGAAATTTATTGATGCTTTAAAGCTGAAGAAAGTCGACATTCTCGGATTTTCCATGGGCGGCAGTATCGGTCAGCAAGTATTGCTTGATCGCCCCGACCTAGTGAGAAAAGCCATTTTGGTTGGCACCGCACCGCAAGGTTACACAAGCGAAGGCGGCAAGGAATTACCGGTAGTGATGGAAGAAGCATTCAAAAAAGCGGGCGAAGCAAAAACACATCCCAAGGTATTTTTATTCTTTACAGAAACAAGTGAAGGACAAGCTGCCGCCACCGAATTCCTGTAAAGAATAAGCAATCACACTGTGGATGCAGAGAAACCAACCTCAGAAGCCACAACCAATGCGCAAGCCACGGCGATTGTCACTTGGGGAAGAATGCCGAGTAATCTGGCAGCACTTGAAAAGGTAAAGCAACCCGTTTTGCTGGTGAATGGTAGCAATGACGTTATGGCACCAACCAGCATGTCGTTCGAGTTATTCAAGCACTTTCAAAATGCACAGTTGAGCCTTTATCCAAACTCCGGTCATGGTGCGTTGTTCCAATACAATGACTTGTTTGTATCTCAGGTAGACACCTTCTTGGATGCTGCGCATTAAGTAGAGGTTCAACTAAGCGCGCGCCCTCGGAATCTTGAAGTGGCGCGCACCAATATCAAGACATCTCGAAACGAGATTCAATATTTCAGAGGAAAGTTCCATGATGGAAGGAAATGACGGTGACCTGCTTTATCTGGACGATATTCAAGTCGGCCAAAAATTCGGCAGCGCCAACTACACCGTGGACGAAGCTCAAATCAAAGCATTTGCCAGTCAGTTCGACCCGCAACCTTTTCACCTTGATGATCACGCTGCCCGGGACACGTTGTTTGGCGGGCTTGCCGCCAGCGGCTGGCATACCGCCGCCATCACCATGCGCTTAATCGTGACCAGCAGCGCGCGCTTTGCAGGCGGTATCATCGGAGCCGGTTGCGAAATCAGTTGGCCCATTCCCACACGCCCCGGGGATGTTCTGAGTGTTGAAAGTGAAGTGTTAAGTGTGTCGGCATCACGCTCTCGTTCCGAGCTCGGCATTGTGACCATTCGCAACAAGACGCACAATCAAGTAGGTGAGGTCGTGCAGGTGATGACAGCCAAGCTAGTGGTTTCTCGAAGGCCTGTTGCGAGCGCCAAGAGTTAATGTAGACGCTCGGATAACTGCGGCGTAATCAATACGCCGCAATACTCACCTCATACAGTCCGCCGATCACCGTGTACTCATCTTCTCCCTGCAACATCCCCGGCAGTAATTTCGTATAACAGAAAACTTTTGATAGAGGCACGCGTGTGGTGAGCAGATGGTCGCCGAATTCATCGGCACGTTCGCGGTTGGCGGTGAATGAGTTAAGACTATTCAAGAGGACCACGCGCCGTTTTTTATCCAGAGTCAGTAAGGTTTCATGCTCATCCATCCGGTTCACGCCCCGATACAGGGTGAGGTGATGCTGGCTGGGATATTGGCGAGCTAGCTCGTACTGGCAATAACTGTAAAGTAGGTCGAGCTGGGATTCTAGGCTGTTGGTTCCATATAGCGCAGCGGCACGCATTTCCAGATAGCCGCGGTAAGCATCCCCAG from Ferriphaselus amnicola includes these protein-coding regions:
- a CDS encoding oxidoreductase, which gives rise to MPESKVIVVTGVSSGIGRVTAKKFAERGYQVFGTVRNISKASPLPGVQLVEMDVSDNDSVKRGIQSVIDKAKRIDVLVNNAGVAMLGAAEETSIDEAKWMFDTNVFGILRTSQAVLPHMRAQRSGRIINVSSVLGFLPAPYMGLYSSAKHAVEGMSETLDHEVRQFGVRVSLVEPGFTKSNLDTNSPQAANKISAYDTDRDSVSRGVAKNVGSAPEPDGVADTIVSAALGCWRMRHTPKGQASLLSKLRRFMPAGPVDQSLRKSFGLK
- a CDS encoding MaoC family dehydratase, with amino-acid sequence MMEGNDGDLLYLDDIQVGQKFGSANYTVDEAQIKAFASQFDPQPFHLDDHAARDTLFGGLAASGWHTAAITMRLIVTSSARFAGGIIGAGCEISWPIPTRPGDVLSVESEVLSVSASRSRSELGIVTIRNKTHNQVGEVVQVMTAKLVVSRRPVASAKS
- a CDS encoding PaaI family thioesterase is translated as MKFQGEIEYTITEHSSEHVLAEMPVRAGILNLDGVVNHGAILWFADACATLLAHGEDESTTAVEGFLTGISINADIVGNQRDGVLRALSKFIKNGSELNTVHTIITGTDEMLIADITTRYIVSK
- a CDS encoding NAD(+)--dinitrogen-reductase ADP-D-ribosyltransferase translates to MNITVEFSDYLLTTQVPLSKLFCYTSLLPGMLQGEDEYTVIGGLYEVEIAAY
- a CDS encoding alpha/beta fold hydrolase: MNISKKSHLKNILLSMVAALAINQSALAGNIDYTTTPNHYLSVEGSKYAYRTLGESNGKPALVLFQHFTGTMDDWDSALINRLANKRQLYIFDNAGVGATEGTAPDNIPAMAKNAEKFIDALKLKKVDILGFSMGGSIGQQVLLDRPDLVRKAILVGTAPQGYTSEGGKELPVVMEEAFKKAGEAKTHPKVFLFFTETSEGQAAATEFL
- a CDS encoding SDR family oxidoreductase — its product is MQIKNAVVLVTGANRGLGQAFVNALLQAGAAKIYAAARDPGSITLSGVTPIKLDITNASDIAAAAVRCTDLTLLINNAGIYRNTAFLAADSADVARAELETNFFGPLMMSKAFAPILKANGGGAIVNVLSVLSWLNIPAAATYSASKSAAWSLTNGLRNELSAQGTQVVGVHVGFMDTDMASGVDVPKAAPLDVARQTLSALEAGQVEVLADDLSRGVKQGLSAGAYLGQAG
- a CDS encoding alpha/beta fold hydrolase, whose product is MDAEKPTSEATTNAQATAIVTWGRMPSNLAALEKVKQPVLLVNGSNDVMAPTSMSFELFKHFQNAQLSLYPNSGHGALFQYNDLFVSQVDTFLDAAH
- a CDS encoding winged helix-turn-helix transcriptional regulator, which gives rise to MKNILEEPCPIARSLDSIGDTWSILILRDAHNGLTRFDQFRKNLGIAPTILTRRLATLTEEGLLEKRLYSERPPREEYLLTAAGRDFLPVLFMIGTWGRQYRGGGKLVRFLDAETGTEIKAVAVDEVTGAKIGTRPIRIVEPDGD